From Actinomycetota bacterium, one genomic window encodes:
- a CDS encoding radical SAM protein: MTTTGRLTSLIDHNPLIAIITLGCPKNEVETDFIKGSLQQKGYEFASNLNNADVVIINTCGFIEPAKQESIDTTLEAVKYKKSGSCRALILTGCLAQRYPNELAKGLPEVDAVVGLSAHPELPKIIEDMLSGKRNATVRPLPDFYVERRKRTSPENPHAYLQIADGCNNFCSYCAIPLIRGRYRSRALESLLDEARFLIDHGVKEINLIAHSPLQHASEKILRLMNRWGTKADYLKLIEKLKTSVANIAIRTSLIVGFPGEKEKDFRELASFVEEAQFDYAAVFEYSAEEGTASSKLPNQVPNEMTRERYHELMVPIDSITIEKNQSLVGRGNGCIN; this comes from the coding sequence ATGACCACCACGGGAAGGTTGACCTCCTTGATTGATCATAATCCCCTTATAGCTATAATCACTCTCGGTTGCCCCAAAAATGAAGTGGAAACCGATTTCATAAAGGGCTCCTTGCAACAAAAGGGGTATGAATTCGCCTCCAATCTAAATAACGCGGACGTTGTCATCATTAATACCTGCGGTTTTATCGAACCAGCCAAGCAAGAGTCAATAGACACCACCCTTGAAGCCGTCAAATATAAGAAGAGTGGTAGTTGCCGAGCATTGATATTGACTGGATGCCTGGCTCAAAGATACCCAAATGAGCTAGCAAAAGGGCTTCCAGAGGTCGATGCCGTCGTTGGGCTGTCCGCACACCCAGAACTTCCCAAAATAATCGAGGATATGCTCAGCGGCAAAAGAAATGCGACCGTTAGACCACTTCCCGATTTTTACGTCGAAAGGCGAAAGAGAACTTCACCCGAAAACCCTCATGCATATCTACAGATAGCCGACGGCTGTAATAATTTCTGCTCTTACTGCGCCATTCCCTTGATCAGAGGAAGATATAGAAGTAGAGCTCTGGAATCTCTCCTCGATGAAGCTCGCTTCCTCATCGATCATGGGGTGAAGGAAATTAACCTCATCGCCCACTCCCCCCTTCAGCACGCCAGCGAAAAGATCCTGAGGCTCATGAACCGCTGGGGTACGAAAGCCGATTATCTAAAATTGATTGAGAAGCTTAAGACCAGCGTAGCCAATATTGCCATAAGAACCTCATTGATCGTTGGCTTTCCGGGGGAGAAGGAAAAAGATTTTAGAGAGCTGGCGAGCTTTGTTGAAGAAGCTCAATTTGATTACGCTGCAGTTTTCGAGTATTCAGCGGAGGAGGGAACAGCCTCATCTAAGTTACCAAATCAGGTACCAAATGAGATGACCAGAGAAAGATATCATGAACTCATGGTACCCATCGACTCCATCACCATTGAAAAGAATCAATCCCTCGTGGGAAGGGGAAATGGATGTATTAATTGA
- a CDS encoding DNA translocase FtsK 4TM domain-containing protein, producing the protein MRNKEISKKHLEEIYGISLIAFAILLMVCILTSATGIIGHYVVISLKYLVGSGRFLIPIFLAIWGVLFLLHRPRINLEWVGLGLALCFVSIVSIVHLSTPALKEFEPKFLFSHGGFTGACLSYVLRTLLGTINAYILLSALLIIGTVFCTGISISDLFSRTAEGSKFVLFTFKKALRKAHPEREQITVYPEPELKEEPKTIGKPELETPIVISQDAFMKETTQLAKKLEKRYISSEIYQLPPPSFLKRTPPTRGLLSKKNIKESIRILERTLQNFDVDATVSKVIKGPTVTRFEIQLATGVKVNRVLSLADDIALALATADVRILAPIPGKSAIGIEVPNQYRELVTLGDVLSTPEAREVKGLLTIGVGKDIAGQPVLANLGEMPHLLVAGATGSGKSVCINSLLTSLIMRTRPVEVKMILIDPKRIELASFRDIPHLITPVVTHPKQAASVLTWAVEEMEERFKTLAEVGARNIDGYNVRVKDTDKEPMPYIVIVIDELADLMMVSPGEVEDAICRIAQLARAVGIHLVIATQRPSVDIITGLIKANITSRIAFAVSSQTDSRVILDMGGAEKLVGKGDMLFITAGSKPRRIQGSFVTEPEIEMITKFIKKQAKPEYKTEILEEHRSKLGYDYEDELLDQAMELVVTTGQASISMLQRRLRVGYARAARLIDMLEERGIVGGYEGSKPRAVLITLEELERIKRAREQ; encoded by the coding sequence ATGAGAAACAAGGAAATCTCGAAAAAGCACCTTGAAGAAATCTATGGGATTTCATTGATCGCTTTCGCCATTCTTCTCATGGTTTGCATCTTAACATCGGCCACGGGGATTATAGGTCACTACGTGGTTATTTCTCTGAAATATCTTGTTGGATCGGGAAGGTTCCTTATCCCAATATTTCTGGCCATATGGGGCGTACTCTTCCTTTTGCATAGACCCAGGATTAATTTGGAATGGGTTGGGTTGGGTCTCGCGCTTTGCTTTGTAAGCATCGTCTCCATTGTACACTTAAGTACACCGGCTCTAAAGGAATTCGAACCAAAATTTCTGTTTTCCCATGGGGGATTCACGGGTGCCTGTCTTTCCTATGTTCTAAGAACCCTTTTAGGGACAATAAATGCCTATATTCTGCTCTCCGCTCTCCTGATCATCGGAACGGTCTTCTGCACGGGTATCTCCATATCCGATTTATTTTCAAGAACCGCCGAAGGTTCAAAATTCGTGTTATTCACGTTTAAAAAAGCACTAAGGAAAGCTCACCCGGAACGAGAACAAATAACGGTATACCCAGAGCCGGAGTTAAAGGAGGAACCCAAAACTATAGGTAAGCCAGAGTTGGAAACACCCATCGTAATCAGTCAGGATGCCTTCATGAAAGAAACTACCCAATTGGCAAAGAAGTTGGAAAAACGATACATTTCATCCGAAATCTATCAACTTCCACCACCATCCTTTCTCAAGCGAACTCCTCCAACCAGAGGTCTTCTCTCGAAAAAGAACATAAAGGAGAGTATCCGCATCTTGGAAAGGACTTTGCAGAATTTCGATGTTGATGCCACGGTGAGTAAAGTTATCAAGGGTCCCACGGTCACCAGATTTGAGATTCAGCTCGCAACCGGAGTGAAAGTTAACCGCGTGTTAAGCTTGGCCGATGACATCGCATTGGCTTTAGCCACGGCCGACGTGAGAATTTTAGCTCCAATTCCTGGAAAATCAGCCATCGGTATCGAGGTACCCAATCAATATCGCGAGTTAGTAACCCTGGGCGATGTTCTCTCCACTCCCGAAGCCAGAGAGGTAAAGGGGTTACTCACCATAGGGGTAGGTAAAGATATCGCAGGGCAACCCGTATTGGCAAACCTCGGTGAAATGCCCCACTTACTCGTCGCGGGAGCCACTGGGTCGGGCAAAAGTGTTTGCATAAATAGCCTCCTCACCTCCCTCATCATGCGAACTCGACCCGTTGAGGTTAAGATGATACTCATAGACCCAAAACGTATTGAACTCGCATCGTTTAGGGACATACCTCACCTCATAACCCCCGTGGTCACTCACCCCAAACAAGCGGCATCTGTTTTAACCTGGGCTGTGGAGGAGATGGAGGAAAGGTTCAAAACTCTAGCTGAAGTAGGGGCGAGGAACATCGACGGTTACAACGTGAGAGTTAAGGATACGGATAAGGAGCCAATGCCCTATATAGTGATCGTCATCGACGAACTGGCCGATTTGATGATGGTCTCTCCCGGAGAGGTAGAGGATGCCATCTGCCGCATCGCTCAGCTTGCCAGAGCCGTGGGAATTCACCTGGTGATTGCAACCCAACGGCCATCGGTAGATATAATCACCGGTCTCATAAAGGCTAATATCACATCGCGGATCGCCTTCGCTGTATCCTCCCAGACGGACTCCCGGGTGATCTTGGATATGGGAGGAGCGGAGAAACTCGTGGGCAAGGGAGATATGCTTTTCATCACCGCGGGAAGCAAGCCCAGGCGAATCCAAGGATCCTTCGTAACCGAGCCGGAGATCGAAATGATTACCAAGTTTATTAAAAAACAAGCGAAGCCAGAATATAAAACAGAAATACTGGAGGAGCACCGATCGAAGTTGGGATATGATTACGAAGACGAACTCCTTGATCAAGCCATGGAGCTCGTTGTGACCACTGGTCAAGCTTCCATATCCATGCTCCAAAGGCGCCTTCGTGTGGGTTATGCCCGAGCCGCTCGATTAATAGATATGCTCGAGGAAAGAGGCATTGTAGGAGGTTATGAAGGTAGCAAACCGAGAGCGGTGCTCATAACCCTTGAAGAACTCGAGCGGATTAAGAGAGCAAGAGAGCAATAA
- a CDS encoding DUF4115 domain-containing protein produces MGSIGEVISEARRNQGKTIKDMERATKIRSKYLEAIENNKFDVLPGDVYAKGFIRSYATCLGLDPIPLIEQYKREYEEPPPKYEAKTTPIIPPPTRHSKRIAFATTLVLVFLLTIGFFGWSSLKRKPLPRREKIPPTVEVKNEEETAKSKKSRVTTPVSPSPQPPKELAIKVRVTDEKGCWLRIVVDGVKVHEGTLKKGQVMEWKGKDSIFVRAGNASGVEIEKNGVPIGPLGQSPGIAERIFTVHE; encoded by the coding sequence GTGGGCTCTATCGGTGAGGTAATCTCTGAAGCCCGCAGGAATCAGGGCAAAACCATCAAGGATATGGAAAGGGCAACAAAAATTAGGAGCAAGTATCTGGAGGCCATTGAGAACAACAAGTTTGATGTGCTGCCAGGGGATGTATACGCAAAAGGGTTCATTCGGAGTTATGCCACCTGTCTGGGACTCGACCCCATCCCCTTAATCGAACAATATAAGCGAGAATATGAGGAACCACCGCCAAAATATGAGGCAAAGACTACACCCATCATCCCCCCTCCGACCAGACATTCTAAAAGGATTGCCTTTGCTACTACTTTGGTATTAGTATTTTTACTGACCATAGGTTTTTTCGGTTGGAGTAGTCTTAAAAGAAAGCCTTTACCTCGTAGAGAAAAGATCCCACCCACGGTTGAGGTGAAAAATGAGGAAGAAACGGCCAAATCAAAGAAGAGCAGAGTTACAACCCCTGTGTCTCCTTCTCCTCAACCTCCAAAGGAACTCGCCATCAAGGTAAGGGTCACGGATGAGAAGGGTTGCTGGCTTAGGATCGTCGTTGACGGAGTGAAAGTTCATGAGGGAACACTCAAAAAAGGTCAGGTTATGGAGTGGAAGGGCAAAGATTCGATCTTCGTTCGAGCCGGCAACGCCAGTGGAGTGGAAATTGAGAAAAATGGCGTGCCAATTGGACCTTTGGGACAGAGTCCCGGCATAGCAGAGAGGATCTTCACAGTTCACGAATGA